CCATCCACGTGGCATATAATAAAAATTCATGAGGAAATAATAATCTCTATTTTTCAAATGAAATGTCAAATGTCAATGACCTAAACTCACTTCATCCCAATtcgaaaaaaaaatgattaatcaggctGGGTAATGTCGAACCTGAGGCGATCGACCCGGCTTCACAGAAGTTTCCCACCgcccaccagggtaaatcgggaagcgctcgcagcGGACAGCTCAGGTgcccagcatcctttagttgcataccccatttagaggaaaaattcctacaaattcaCCATAGTTGGGGCTCGAATCACGAATATCTGAATGATAATCCAGATGCCCTACCGTTACACCATAGTCCGGGGGGCCACTTCATCcgaattcgaaaaaaaaaatgataatcccagttagtctcattgactatctctgggggTGACCGGTccggtcccacggaagtttcccaccggccaccagggtaaatcgggaagcgcacgcagTGGCCAACCCAGAAGCCCAatatcctttgattacgccccccatttgaaagaaaaattcttGTAAATACGTCGTAGTTGGTGTTCGAACCGTAAGTACCTGGGAGACAAACTGAATATCCTATCGTGGCACTATGACCCTGGGACATTTGACATTTGACATTTCATTTGAAAAATAGAGATTATTATTTCCTCATGAATTTTTATTGTATGCCACGTGGATGGATGTTATGCCACTACGAACCAACATCAATATAACCCAAAACCTCATCGGTAAGCAGGCGGCGGCGGCGATGGCATCCCTCGGCGTTCTCCTAGTCGTCTCTGTAGACTCCTACCTCGAGGCGGAGCTCGACCGCCGCTTTAATCTCTTCCGCCTGTGGGAATCACCGCCCTCCCGGCGGAGGGAGTTCCTCCAGGCCAACGCGCCGTGGATCCGGGCGGTGGTGGGAAGCCCCAACGGGTGCGCGGACGCGGAGCTCATCGACCAACTTCCAAATCTCGAGATCGTCGCGAACTGCGGCGTCGGCATCGACAAGGTCGACCTTCCGCTGTGCCGCGAGCGGGGTATTCGGGTCGTGTACACCCCCGACGTCGTCACGGACGACACCGCCGACCTAGGAATCGGCCTCACCATCGCTGCCCTGCGGAGGATCTGCGACGCCGACCGCTACACGAGGGACGGTTCATGGAAGGATAAAGGGAATTACAAGCTCACTTCTAAGGTTCACAATGAGCACACTTCCTTGCATCTGGTTTCTCAATTGCAGCTTTATTTTTCTATAGCGGAGTTCATGAAATCTGCATTATATTACTGCTGCTGCATCTTGTTCTCTGTTCATAATGAGCACACTTCCATGCATCTTGTTTATATTATGGATAGAAAAAAATTGCAATTTTGGTTTTCTACTATGGAGCTTATGAAATCTGCATTAAACTACTGCCGATGCATCTTGTTCTTCATAAATTTGGTAGAGAATTCTACGATGTTGGATATGAAAGTTTTTTGTTCTTCAGCGTTCTTCAAGTGTCGCTGTTTGTTGCCTTTATCCACTGGCTGATCTCATTACTTCGCTTCTGTGCGTGTTTATATTTCACTAAAACTTCTTTTTCACGAATACATTTTTTAATGCCATTGCAtctattttttagaattttttctcgACAGGTTTATGCAATGTGCATTATATTACTACTGACGCATCTTGTTTGATTACATGAAGCAACAAAATCTGAAAGAGCTTTATAGATTTCATTTGGATGCTAACGTACTATGATAGATCTTCCTCCCTTGCAGTTCAGTGGAAAAGCCGTTGGTATCTTGGGTCTTGGCAGGATTGGACTTGCAGTTGCCAAAAGAGCACAAGGATTTGGCTGCCCTATCTGCTACTGCTCGAGATCTGAGAAGCCAAACACAAACTATAAGTACTATCCCAGTGTTCTTGACTTGGCTTACAATTGCCACGTGCTCGTCGCCGCATGCCCGCTTACAGACGAAACACACCACATCATCAATCGAGAGGTGATCGAGGCATTGGGTCCGAAGGGTGTGCTCGTCAACATTGGACGCGGTTCCCTTGTCGATGAGAAAGAACTTGTTTCGGCACTGCTTGATGGTCGGCTAGGAGCAGCTGGGCTTGATGTGTTCGAACATGAACCTCATGTGCCAGAGCAGTTGTTTGGTCTGGAGAATGTAGTTCTGGTACCTCATATTGGAACCGACACGGTAGAGACTACCAAAGCGATGTCAGATCTAATTCTCGATAACTTGGCGGCCTACATGCTGAATAAGCCTCTACTAACACCGGTATTCTGATCTGCCCTTTTCTCTACTAGAATCTGTGCACTATTTTGAATATTTATTCAACGCTGACTCTTTTTAAACGAATCATTTGTTTGGTAGAAAACATCATATGATCTTCAGTTATGATTATTCCTGTTCTAGGATATCGACAAAGAGTATCGAAGGGCTAGATTACTAGCAGGCTGGCTATCTTGTTAAAATTGACACCATCAGGAGTGCAAATGAAGCGAGCTGCCAAAAAAAATCAATGACCAGTCAACTACTGTCACATTCATATAATTCAAATCAAAGGGAATTTTACAACTATATTCAACATCTCATAGGCTTTCCTTTGTCAGTTCAAACATTCAAAAACCTGGATTGCATGCATTTACAGGAGAAAAACAAAAGATACATGAGTAACATACATGAGTTAGATGAACCCAACTGAGCAAGGACATTACCCAGTAAAATTGAAGAGGCACAACCAAAATGCACACTTAGCGACCGGTTATCCTATTTTATAATGTACAAATATCGAGGTAGGAGATGTGGACGGACCCGTAAAACCAACAACAGTTTGAGTCCCATCTTTTGTCGTCCACCAAACAAACACTGTTACCCGTCAGTCTTTCTCAATGACAATAGAACTTCAGTTCCTTGCTCGCTTTTGATCAGAACATGCGTGTAACAAGTGTTAACGATGTCATACACTGGGTGTTTGCATGGAACACAGACTAGATTGCCGCTTCACATGTTCTGGAATCAGCTTGTCAATGAGCTCAGGCAACACACCTACCAGCTGCAAAAATGGTAGCCGAGATTAATCCATGTTCCATAACATTTTTAAACTTTCAAGCTTCGATGTCCTTCAAAGAATCCAAACTGGCTGGTTCTATATCTAGTAGTTGCCTATGTTCTAATTCAAAGAGGAAATCAAACGATGAAGGAAAATAAGAGTCTTTTTCAGCTTATTTTGCTTACTTCTTGCTTGAAGTTAAGTAGAGACGGCAGTGGACGACCATTTGGCAACCTTGCATTTGGAACTCTTAGTTCATCGAAAAAGGAATGAGCGCATGCTTCCAACTGAATTAAGAAGTATAGAGTCAACCAAAATGGAACTATTGCATATGACTGATTGACTTAATGCACAAACAACAGAACCTTGACAACTCAATTAAAAACCGTACTCTACAATCAATTCCATAAAATTTTTCAAACCTGATATATGAAAATAAGCCATCACAAATTTACTGTATGATCTTGTGAAATGGGACGACTTACAGCACTGCACCGAAAACTTGGAGAGTATTGGAGAAGCCGTGAAGTAAGATCTATTGCTTCTGGAGGCATTCTTTTATGGAATATCTGAATCGTCATAGCAAAGTATAAGACATCTCATTTTCAACTAGAAAAAAATCCTCAATACTATTTATATCATTCACATTAAGAATATGAATGAACACTGACAGTTCTGACCCTCAAATACTCAATTTTTGTTACATATCGATGGACGGCTAGTGTAATTATTATTCTTTCACAAGTTATGGTCTTCACAGATCAAGTCATATAAGTGATTTTTATGGTAGGTTCTGCAAATCTGGCACCAAAGATGACTATCTGAAAACAAAAAAGAATCGTGGAGCAAAATATGAAACTGTAAGTTGCCAACGGCAAGATACATGAGGAAGTAAAACATAAACACAATCAGGTAACAATTGAATGCTAGGAATCTCTCTCCAAAATGTAACACCTAAATAAAGTTTCTTTGATGTTACAATATAGATAACCTCAACTGTTTGCTTatgtcagataataaaactaCACTAGAACACAACAGGAGCTGGGCATCAAACTATAAATGAGGTAAATAATGAACACTGCAATGTAGCTTTTAGGTTCACAAAAACTTTTTGGTCTAACATaacgaaaagaaagagaaaaaagacCAGGATAAACAAAGTACAGACAACTAGAATTCACTCAACAAACCTTGTGCCATGGATGTGCTTTTATCTGTGGAAACCTGAACTCTGTGTAGTTAGGATTCATGCACCGAATTTCCTCACGTGTCGGAGTTCCAAGGAcctaaagggaaaaaaaaagaaaaagagtatCATTACCTTCCGACATCATATTATCACCACAATATGAACAGTGGGTAGCAGAATCATACTTTTATTATCTCAACAAGCTGATCAACAGCACTTTCTCCCGGAAATAATGGCTGAAAATATTGTAAAAGGAATGATAAGTGTTTAATTCATATGATGATACAACTTGTGGCGCCACTGTAGGAGGTTATGAAGGCCAAGGATGAATAGTTGAAATTGAGTAAACCTGGCCAAGTAGTAACTCAGCAAGTACACAACCTGCTGACCAtatatcaattgatgtggtatACTCTGTTGCACCAAAAATAAGCTCCGGAGCACGGTAATAACGAGAGCAAATGTAAGAAATGTTTGGTTCACCCTTAACCTGATGATGACAAATAATTACCAGACTATGAGACTCACTGACAAACCAAGAAGATAAATGATATAACAACAACTAAACATTATCCCACAAGGTAGTAAGAATGATAAAGAAAACATAATTCTTGTTTCCAATACCCTTTCAGAAAATCAACTTTGCATTAAATATTATGATTTCCTAGAAAATGGTAACCATTTTCGTCAAAGCATGTAAATGAAATGCAAGtaacttaagcaagatagtacgTCAATTATAACAACTTTGCAAATAGTAGGTTCTCATCTCACTAGATTCCCCCTTTGTCCTAGGTACTAGTCCATTAGTACTTGAGTATGCACTTCTTCTCATTCAagaataaatttttcttaatgcCTACTGACTGGGAATAACATATCTTGGTCCATGTTTGAAGACAGAACTCTCCGCATGTCAAAACTCTCAAACTCACTAATTATCATTCATCTAATGATTCATTCTAGCTAACCAGTTTAACAACATTGCATCGACAGACATTGTTGTGTGACAATATTATTGACAGAAAAAAACATATCCTGTCTTGTCACAGACAAATAACCAATTGCAACAGGAGCAGTATATTACTTCTCTGTCTAAATTGTAAATCGTAGTTAAACTATCAaatcttcaaaatatttttttgcaaGCATACCAACACTTTCGCACTTCCAAAATCACATAGCTTGACTTGGTGAGTGAGAGGGTCTACCTACAAGAGAGTGATTCATTGTAATTAATAGATTTTAGCTGATAAACCTAGACAAAAAATGGCAACTGCAGCCAGGAAAATTACCAAAACATTCTGTGGCTTAACATCTCTATGGCAAACACCAGGAACTGTATGAATATAAGCCAAACCTCTGAACAACTGAAGAAAATCCAAGTAAACTCTCATGTTGCACGGTTGCCTAAAATACCCACAGAAGAGATAAAATAAACTTACCTGGTAGGTATAAAGCTTCACATAGATCAGTGGCATTCGCTGATTCACACTACTGTAATGACTTAGAACACGATATAGCGTTTCAGGCACATACTCCATGACCAGGTTAAGAAAAAGCTCATCTCTGCTAGTGGTGGAGAAGAAGCAATGCTTTAGAGAAATCACATTTGGATGATCCATTGAGCGCATCAACTGTAGCTCACGGTTTTTGTACTTCCGATCCTGCAAAACCTTCTTTATAGCAACAGTCTCCCCTGTTTCCAAACATTTTGCCTGCCAGAACAGGAATGCCTATAAAACACAAATAATAAATGGAATGACGATTTTACAGAGATCCATAGAGCTTGAAAATAACCTGGAATACAATACCAAAGGAACCAGTTCCAACAACACGCTCGGCCATGTAGCTAATGGTCTGTAAAACAAGCAAAAGGATTCACTAAATTAAATAATTGTGATACAATAGAAGtctgcaaaacaaaataaaaggagcCAGTAACACCCCATAAAGTGACACCCCAACAACTATTTTGCTTCATTACAAACACTAGTTTTGGTGCTCCTCAGTCCTAACCTGTTTGGGTTCACCATTCTTGCCTCCTATTGTGGTAGAGATGATATGACCATTTACTGCATCGCTCCCCACCATAAAAGATGCTTGCTGCTATAGTTAgatgataaaaaataaataaataaaaaagagggAGGTTTAGATTGactaaaaaagagagaaaaaagcaGAACAAATTGAAGTTAAACAGACAGAAACATTATTAGAAAAATGCAAGtaaaccaaaagaaaaaaaaatatggaaacAACAAAATTAAGCTATGCCAAAGTTTAATCCGAAAGAACTCCCTTAAAaacatcaaatttttttttttttttgataattcctGAATACGCCCAACGATGTCAATTAATATCAACTAGGAACAGACTTCAAGAGGGACGAACATAACAACTTCACACTCTAAAAGGAAACTAATAAACGGCTAGACAAACAAAGATGACTGATCAGAATATCAAACAGGTGAATCCATCCTTATGCCTCTAGGTTTTTTGGCGTATGCAGCAAAAAGTACTCAGATCCACCAGCCCAACTCAAGAAAAAAATGATTCAACGCCATTTATCGACCTCAACGAGCAGCCGCAAAAAGTAGGTGACATTTTCTAGAGAAATTGGTGGTGGTAACAAGTAAATCTCTCCGAAACAAGATAAATCCAGCCATTATCACCCTGAAAATGCCTCTTTTATCCACCCACGAAGGTAGAATGGGACAATGAACGCAGTGAAACAGACAGTGGAAAAGGAGGACCAAACAAAGTCAGCCAAGGAGGAACTGACTACCACGTCTCCAGACGTCCGGCAAGCAGGGGCAGTGGAGTCAAGGAGGTCTTGCTCCGGCGGAGGCGGGCGATGCGGTCCCTGCGACAGCGAAGCCATGACGATGTAGTGGAGGGATGAGGACGACGGCACTTGAGACGGTGACGATGATATAAAGTAATACCGCCCGTTATCTTGAACCGGACATCTGATACTGGCGCCGCCGTTACGATACGAAAATAACAGAAGTGTCTTAATCTGGTTGAGATTGATTCGAGCCGTCTCAATGATGCTATCGTTATTctgaataaaatattttaaaatattttctttattttacaTTATAAAATTCATGATTAAGAAAAACTAATAATTAATTGGGGtacaaaatatattattttttaaaaaaataatacttgCTGAACCATGAAGTCATTTTTTCCATGTGCATAGGAAAGTCATTCGCCATCAACACCATGTGAGCTTGTCCTTTCTTTGTCCCTTCTCTTTTTGGGTTAATCAATATCTATCGTCACCTTTCATTCTCCTTAGTTAGggcatatatttttttatataatatttaaaatgtcatattaaaaatataaaaatttattatactttcccaataaaaaaaaaactctctactatattaattaattactaaCCTCACTCACATAATTAATTTTGAGAGAAAAAGCATatactactattttttttttcaattttttgattttataaaccttttaaaaaattttacatcaCTTAATTTATGTAATTGCATTTTTTTTCTACCACTTCCCTCCTCATCCTTTCTAACTTTTGGTAGAGTTTTAAATGAAGGTTAGATATAAGTTGATCCTATTATTTATCTTCTTTCATATATCCTAAGGATGAGTCATGAGAAATAATTAAAATGACTGTAATCATTTTTTActataataataaaatttcacaaaaacaaaagtgatgaagtaacTATAAAAATACTTTCTGCGGGTGGAAAGgaagataaaatattttcaatatatatTAAGCGAAATGACTTAAGATAACctatatttattataaaaaatataatagtttTATTTGGCCCATTTAACACATATATATCCAGTTCATTTAACTCCTTCGTTTGTTAAATTTGTTTGTGGTGTTTAAATCATCCAACTAGTATAGTTCTATACCTACCTTGTCCAGCTAGTAGTATGGTTACCTTCCCATCTACAATTAATCTAATCTTAATAATCTTGCCTATTTTAACACTTTTAGTGAGAATACTCACCTGTTAAAGAATTACATAAAGTATAGATTAATTAACCAAGAAAACAACAGGCATCCCTGCCTACctatctcctcttcttctttttcatcaACAGTTACTCCATTAATGTCCTCTGACGAGCTTCCCCAAACCCTTCAATGGCCTCTTTATTCCGCGTCAAAGTTTCAACGCATTTTAATCTGCCCacccttcaattttttttttgtctatcaCATCGCATAGCCACGATTAGGCCTTGAACACCTATCTTCTTTCTCACTGCATCGCCATTTTTTTAACTCTCTTCAGTGCAACGAAGACTGACTGGCTCGACGGGGGGCGGATCTTCTGGTCCCAAAATCCCTGGTCCGCCCCTGGTCCGCATAATTGGTATAAAACTCCCTCACGTGTCAAACACGTGCCACATTCCAACGCCCAAAGCCAAACGTCCTAGTCTCGCGATTTCCTTCTCCAGCGTCGAAGCGTCGAAGCCCTAGCCTCCTCCGCAGCCAAAGCCCTCGTCGCCTGCGGCCTCCCTCCGAAGCCGTCTCCCTCCCGCTACCTCCCTCCAGCGCCGCCTCCCTTCCTCCGACCTCTAGCGCCGCCTCCCTCCCTCCCACCTCCAGCGCCGCCTCCTCCCAGCGTCGGGGACCTCCAGCGCCGCCCTCGCGATTTCTTGCGGCCTCCCGTCCTCCACCTCCTGCCGACCTCCAGCGCCGCCTCCTGTTTTGTTTCCAGCAAACCTATTTTGGTATTCTCCAGCGACCTCCATCCTTGCCTCTCTCAACGTGAAAAAGCCCTAGCCTCCCTCCAGCTACCTCCACCGTCTCCACTCTGAaggttttgtatttttttttctcggGCTGCTTTCgctacttttttttttgtttccttcTTGGATTTCATCTTCTATCTTCGCTTACTGACCCTTGTTCTTGTTATTGAATCGAGAAGGCGCGGGCTCTCGCGCCCTATCAGCCGCTGAAATCAATGTTCGTTTGCAACCTGTGGATCCTTCTTTGAATTGTTCTGCAGCAGATGTCGAAGAAGAGGAGTGGGCTAGGATTTACCTTTGTTTTCTTTGCTAAAGATTTGTTTTTGACGGTAGATTAATTACTCTTTCTTGGTAAAGTCTTTAGAAGTCTTATGAGATTCGATATCCttgtaaaatattaaaaatattgttATTTAGTTTGTTTGTACGAGTAGATGTTTCCGATTTAATTACTACAAATTACGACATTTCCATAATACTTGTATCGATTTGCAGGTGATTAGAGGTTGAAGGAGACACACTCTGTACTATGTCATGCGGTATTGCATTTGTTGTGCTTTTTAGTTAAATGTCTGAAAGAGTCAGTTctttccttcaataatttcagTGGCATAATAATTTAGACTATATTTACTCTTGTATCAGTGCTGAATTCAATGAGGCTATGCCATAGAATAAGGATTTGAAACATGCCTTTGATGAAGTTCAAATAAAAGATTTCTTTTTTTAGTACTAACTGTTGTTAACTTGTCATCTAGATTATTCGTAGATGCATATTTTCATGAAATGTCTGATCTAAGCATCATAAGTTTGACAAAAACATCCAGTTTGGGAAGTAGTATTAGTAATTTTCATGAACATGAATTTCTACTACATTTTGTCTAATAATAACCGTAGCTTTCTTGGTACTAAATTTACATGAATAACCATCGGCTAAATCATAGTTTGATTGTTCCATCCTATTTCTTTTGGTTGTCCTGAACAGTACAGTGCATATATTGTCTGGAACATCCTCTGATCAACTTTTATAAGCATTATTATCGCAAATTGTCCTTTATATGTGTTTGTattttataccttatcttataCATTTGGTTTACATACGGTAACTTCCTGATCATCTGTAATTCATGTTTTAATGGCATCCTGCTAGTTCAatgaaatttctaaaaaaaactaGTTAGACTCTCGAGCAAATCATATTATATGAAAAGTTTTATGCGTTCTAAATTGTCATTAAAAAACCCCTGTAATTTGTATCTTACGTGATCATGCACTGGTCAATGTTTTTGGTCCCTTGCAGATTATTACATACACATGAGAAGGCAATACAATTGAAGGACATTGTTCCTGCAGCAACCAACACTGTCAACACAATTTATATGGCTGGAGAAAGGAATCATTGCTCAGGATGGGAAAGATATGACTTGCTGCACTAGTAGCCGACGCGAGTGCATCAGTTCACTTCTAGATGTGGGGAAGTGAGTGCGAAACCTTCGAGCCCGGCAACATCATTCACCTCGCTGATAGAATATTCTCTTACCACAAGAACAATCTGGTGCTTAGGGCTGGCAAGAGAGGCAAAGCTGAGAAGGTTGGTGAATTCACCATGCTGTTTGTGGAGACCCCTAACATAAGCGAGATCTGATGGGCACGTGATCCTAACAATCCGAAGAAGTTTGTGAAGGAAGCTACTGTGTTGCCACACTCCAGGATCTTTACTCCCTCAAGATAATACCCCTGTAGATGTTCTTGCTCAAGAATTCGGATTGGATATTTTGTGCGTTCTTCCAAAGTAGTGTTAAGAATGGTGGTGGATTAGGGCAAACAAGAAATCTATAGGCCTCAAAATATTATTTAACTTGTGGTGGCTTTGTTacacaatgaaaaaaaaaactttagcaaCTAGTGGAGAAGTTCCCTTCAAAACGATAATTCTTGCTAACAGTATTGAAAAGACTGCTAGGCCATTTGGAAAGTGTCAGCTTCTCATATATTTCTCACATTAtgctttcttatttttattttattttttgaaaaaaaaatatatgaattcCGGTCGCAAAAACAAGTTTATCCAAAATGTAAACTAAGACATTGCTCATAATTTAATATATCTTATTGCTTATTGCAACATTTTTGTAATTAAACTAACCAAGACATTGACATTCCACCTTTTATCTGATTTGAACGTTTGCAAATGATATGTGTAGCATTAATTTTCTTACTTCATGAGCTCTGTAAATCTAGAATGTCTTTCAAGTATCAATTCCAAAGATATATCATAAGACAGAATTTATGGATTGCTAGAGAATTTAGTAGCTTAAAAATACAGAAGTGATACAAACTATCAGTTATTTGTTTTCTGGTGAAATTGAACGAATTGTCCAACCAAACAGCTAAAAAAAAAAACCAGCCACAGGGAATTTGCCAGCTGAGTACAAATTCAGAATTGGACAAATCCAGTATTCCAAATGATATATGTAGCATTAATTTTCTTACTTCATTAGCTCTGTAAAGCAAAGTGTGGCAGGTCTCGAAGCAAATTCATGAAGTGTCTTTGCAACATGAGTTTTTGTTGCAAAGAACAGTCATCCAGAAAGCTAGCAAGTTGAGTATCGTAAAGAGCTCGGTGGTTTCTGAAGTGATCCACGTGAGGTGATGACAAGAAATCACATGCTCTGACCTCATGACCAGCTCTCCTTTGTCTTTCTATGAACGACTCGACTGACTTAGCCGGAATAACTTGGTCAGCCGAGCTGTATATGTACAGTTGAGGGCACTTCGGTTGCTCTGAAGTCAGTAGCTCCAAGACATCAGCCAGCCTCCTACAAGAGGTTTTCACAAGATAGATTTCAGTTATAACTGTCTGGGGAAAAACAGTCGATGAATGAGGTTTTCAAGACGACTTTGAAGAACTTCTCCAAGACAACTAACAAGGCGCCCTCGGTGACTGCCGGTTTGGGACCGGCACATAGATTTTCAGAGTCCACCAAGTTTAGCCCCGGTCTTGCATTGCCCTTTGTTGCTTTTTGAGAAGAGCAGCAGAAAAACCTGAAGCCCAAACCTGCAACATACGAAATCATAGGAATCGGCAGGAGGTGGAGGACGGGAGGCCACAGGAAATCGCGAGGGCGGCGCTGGAGGTCCCCGACGCTAGGAGGAGGCGGCGCTGGAGGTCGGAGGAAGGGAGGCGGCGCTGGAGGTGGGAGGGAGGGAGGCGGCGCTAGAGGTCGGAGGAAGGGAGGCGGCGCTGGAGGGAGGTAGCGGGAGGGAGACGGCTTCGGAGGGAGGCCGCAGGCGACGAGGGCTTTGGCTGCGGAGGAGGCTAGGGCTTCGACACTTCGACGCTGGAGAAGGAAATCGCGAGACTAGGACGTTTGGCTTTGGGCGTTGGAATGTGGCACGTGTTTGACACGTGAGGGAGTTTTATACCAATTATGCGGACCAGGGGCGGACCAGGGATTTTGGGACCAGAAGATCCGCCCCCGGCTCGACGTGAACTAGTTTGCCTGCATGGCTACAGCCTACGATCCACAGCCACTGTAAAAGCTGTCAAAATATAATAGAGAACATTAATATCAACTATATATGAATACATAAACAGGGACAAAAAAATATCTGGTCAAAACTGGCTGCTGCATTGGAATCTGAATCTGAATCTGTTTCCCAAACAGTAGCAGTATGCCAATGCAGAGCCCATCGGGATGGATGACAAGAGACAAGTTTGAAGTTTTACCCCGTAAAGGAAGGCGATGGACGATGTGGGCAAGTGCGGTAGGTTGAGCAGAGCTCGAAGGACCAATTACGATCGACAAGTGTGCCTGTACCGAAACGGCTGTGTCTTGTACGTATATATTATTAGCATGTACATTTATTCCAGTCAAACACATGACTCGAGGAGCCGATTCCCGGCAGCAGCAGCAgaagctttgtttttttttccccttaACTTTATCCTGATTCGTCCTTTGAGAGTGTAATTTTTCACGGCAAAATTTTATGAGGACGCGTGTAATTTATGAAGATCCAAGGCGACGATCAAAGTTACAGTGGAAGAACGACACTCTGAACTTTGACTCTCACTCTGCTTTACTTCTGACTGTTAAGCTTCGCTTGAATACTGATAGTCAAAATCGGCTTCATCCTCTCACTCGGAATGAACTTCTCGTTCGTTATATTGACTGAACTAATTATCGGTTATATCTATCATATTAAAATTATCCTGAAATACTTATAATTTCTTCCTTTTAAACGTCTATcaatctaacttaaaattagaataaactaaacaaataaataataaaagtaaTTATTATATCAAATATTGTATTCAGGTACACTTATAAAACAATCAAAACATATTGcaattgaataaaaaaatattaaaacaatCAAAACATATTGTAATTGAAcgtaaaaaagtattttaaattgtAATTAAATGCTCCCCTAAATTTAACACCTAATTACTCTATCCTTTTAATTACATTAAAAATatgagaaaaatgaaaaattacagTAAAATATTTGAGAAATTTATCTAGGGGTGGTTCATAGATTatctaatattttatatttttaccaatatttatttttaaaattaaataaatttaaaattttgaacaacagaatagaaaaaaaataatttaaaaatta
This genomic stretch from Zingiber officinale cultivar Zhangliang chromosome 7A, Zo_v1.1, whole genome shotgun sequence harbors:
- the LOC122000381 gene encoding transmembrane protein 53-A-like, with translation MISYVAGLGFRFFCCSSQKATKGNARPGLNLVDSENLCAGPKPAVTEGALRLADVLELLTSEQPKCPQLYIYSSADQVIPAKSVESFIERQRRAGHEVRACDFLSSPHVDHFRNHRALYDTQLASFLDDCSLQQKLMLQRHFMNLLRDLPHFALQS
- the LOC122002025 gene encoding hydroxyphenylpyruvate reductase-like; this translates as MASLGVLLVVSVDSYLEAELDRRFNLFRLWESPPSRRREFLQANAPWIRAVVGSPNGCADAELIDQLPNLEIVANCGVGIDKVDLPLCRERGIRVVYTPDVVTDDTADLGIGLTIAALRRICDADRYTRDGSWKDKGNYKLTSKFSGKAVGILGLGRIGLAVAKRAQGFGCPICYCSRSEKPNTNYKYYPSVLDLAYNCHVLVAACPLTDETHHIINREVIEALGPKGVLVNIGRGSLVDEKELVSALLDGRLGAAGLDVFEHEPHVPEQLFGLENVVLVPHIGTDTVETTKAMSDLILDNLAAYMLNKPLLTPDIDKEYRRARLLAGWLSC
- the LOC122002024 gene encoding shaggy-related protein kinase eta-like, which produces MASLSQGPHRPPPPEQDLLDSTAPACRTSGDVVQQASFMVGSDAVNGHIISTTIGGKNGEPKQTISYMAERVVGTGSFGIVFQAKCLETGETVAIKKVLQDRKYKNRELQLMRSMDHPNVISLKHCFFSTTSRDELFLNLVMEYVPETLYRVLSHYSSVNQRMPLIYVKLYTYQLFRGLAYIHTVPGVCHRDVKPQNVLVDPLTHQVKLCDFGSAKVLVKGEPNISYICSRYYRAPELIFGATEYTTSIDIWSAGCVLAELLLGQPLFPGESAVDQLVEIIKVLGTPTREEIRCMNPNYTEFRFPQIKAHPWHKIFHKRMPPEAIDLTSRLLQYSPSFRCSALEACAHSFFDELRVPNARLPNGRPLPSLLNFKQELVGVLPELIDKLIPEHVKRQSSLCSMQTPSV